The Allorhodopirellula heiligendammensis genome includes a window with the following:
- a CDS encoding lipopolysaccharide assembly protein LapA domain-containing protein, whose product MLQKIRYFLFLLAVLAMIVVAFQNQDRVDFKILFFQGRYPLTLLLLATSGLSFVLGAVCTMWRGHRRGKEKIRVKTGSKKLSPQDSPRQKSFGTRHQDDVVDELTK is encoded by the coding sequence ATGCTACAAAAAATTCGCTATTTTCTGTTTTTGCTCGCGGTGTTGGCCATGATCGTGGTGGCGTTCCAGAACCAGGACCGAGTCGACTTCAAGATTCTGTTTTTCCAGGGGCGGTACCCGCTGACGCTGTTATTGTTGGCGACATCGGGCCTCAGTTTCGTCTTGGGGGCGGTTTGCACGATGTGGCGAGGTCATCGGCGTGGTAAGGAGAAAATACGCGTCAAAACAGGATCAAAAAAACTCTCCCCCCAAGATTCGCCACGTCAAAAATCGTTTGGGACCCGTCACCAGGATGATGTCGTCGACGAATTGACGAAGTAA